gtagatagatagataggtagatagatagatagataggataatagatagatagatagatagatagatagatagatagatagatagatagatagatagatagatagtgagttagttagttatttagttagttaggtagttagttagttagttagttagttagttagttagttatttagttagttacttagttagttagtttattagttagttagtttgttagttatttagttagttagttatttagttaattagttagtttgttagttagttagttagttagttagttagttagttacatagttagttagtttattagttagttaattagttagttagttagtttattagttagttaattagttagttagttagttagttagttagttagttagatagttatttagttagttagttagttagttagttagttagttagttatttagttagttagtaggttagttagttatttagttagttagttagttagttagttagttagttagttagttagttagttagttagttagttagttagttagttagttagttagttagttagttagttagttagttagttagttacttacttacttacttagttagttagtttattagttagttagttaattagttagttatttagttagttagttacttagttagttagttacttagttagtaagtttgttagttacttagttagatagatagatagatagatagatagatagatagatagatagatagatagatagatagatagatagatagatagaaagatagatagttagttagttatttagttatttagttatttagttagttagttagttagttagttagttagttagttagttagttagttagttagttagttagttagttagttagttagttagttagttaattagttagttagttaattagttagtaacTTCACTCACATAACGTTGATTTTCCAATTAACACATTAGGTAACTTTAGTATTAAATCTTATCAAAGAGAGTTATTCATGTTTGATGATGACTAATATGTACTAATAccgagaaaaacaaaaaatcactcTCCCACCATTAGCCGGCTACCGACTATATATACCGCCACTTGTTTATGAAATTCTTTAGTCTACTGCGAGTTTTCAAAACGCAACGACCACCTATTAAAAGTATAATACAATAACATTCGCCAAACTTCCAGTGGCTTTGTTATTATCCACAAAAGAAAACCAACAaccaatttctttatttttttgcggttaaacaaaagtgttaaaaataaaattccttcAAAATGGCTCAAATGGTGCAAATGACAACTGAACAATTACAACAACTCATAGAATCGGTACGTGCTTCGGCAGCCGCCGCCGGTACTGTGGTGACAGAAACCAAATCTAAAGGAAGTTTTAGTAATTGTTATCATCGCTTTGGCGGTCAACGTGATCATGAAGCTGTTGAAGAATTTATTACCAGCATAGTGACCTACAAAGAAGTCGAATCGATTAGTGATGAAGATGCTCTAAAGGGTGTTTCATTGTTGTTCTATGGTTTGGCCTCAACCTGGTGGCAGGGTGTGCGTAAGGAAGCAAAATCGTGGAATGATGTTTTAGCTTTAATACGTGATCATTTCTCGCCCACCAAACCGGCCTATCAAATCTATGTGGATATTTTCGATAAGAAACAAGATGATAAAACCGCTATCGATACTTTTGTGTGTCAGAAGAGAGCCCTATTGGCTCAATTGCCTGAGGGTAGACATGATGAAGAAACtgaaattgattttgtttatgGTTTGCTGAATATCAAATATCGTAAACATATTGCTCGTCAAGATTTTAAAACATTCCGAGAATTGTTGGAAAAAGGTCGTGTTATCGAGCATAATATGATGGAAGATGAGGCAAATCAAAAGGGTCCCGTTAAGGGGGCCAAGGGCACTAAGAGATGTACTTATTGTAATTTCCGTGGTCACACTTTTGAACAATGCCGCAAACGTAAAAATGCCGATGAGGCATCCAACAATGGCGACTAAAGTAGCAGCAAAAAATTGAAGAGAATTGATgttatttttgctcaaaatttaaaaaagtttttttttttaagagtaaATGACATCATTTTAAGAGAAAGAGTTTAAACTCTTTTAgtagtaaaatttatataggCCACTCTTAGTTAATTGCCTGAGAGTTTTCTAGACAAATTTTgtaagttttcttaattttatataaatttttttattattttttttttttaatttatataaaaattttgtaaatttaacataatttgtaTAGATTTGTTTCAGCTTTTAATAAGAGGTAACGCCTGCTGTAGCTTATTATATAATAAGTTTAGGCTAGTTTTACAAACCAGCTTTACACAGGCTAGGAACGCCTGGATCTTTAGTtagtttatttctaaaaaatctttttagattttaaagaaatttacatgCAACAAATAAgtaaacatatacaaataaaccacattttaacttaaaaaggtaatttttctaaaaattttgaaaattttttataatttgaaatttttaactaatttttttttgtgaaaacccTTAAacttacaagaaaaattttgttttaagttttaaagttataagaaatttgaaaatttttttggaaaaataaccAATCTGTTATATTAAGTGTTTGAAGAAAATgggtttttttctaaagaaaaactttaattttaaagaaaaaaaaattttgaaatttttgttttaaatcttaaggattttaaacaattatttgaaaatttttttctgaaaataaaattttagttttttatttttttaaaaacttttgtctTTAGCAACTAATATAACAGAAACCTTTTTCCCAAGggaaattttagtaattttaaaaaattttgaaaatatattatgatataaatataaaaaatctagtTAGCCTTGACATTTTggctaaaaattattaaaacttttagaaatattttaatattttaaaaaattttcttaaaaagtttttttttgcaaaaattttaaaatatttctttaaatttttcataattttaacccATTTTGTTTTGTCGcctaactttatttttttatatttatttgtcatttatttttaaaattttctctaattacaaaacaaatatacatttatatatattgagtgtttattacactttttgaaATTGTACTACAATGGCTATGTTGTCGCCATTCGTACAATTGGCACGCTagttagtacttttttaaaattaaccaaaaaaaaaaaaaaaattaaaaaaatactaccaATGGCACGCCAGCCTTAATTTTAAAGGTTAAGATTTGCTTTAGTGTTTCAAAAGAAATCCTCCCAAAACTTTAAGGCTTTCTTAActctaagtttaaaattttattaattaaagtttattttttgtaaacaaaaaaaaactaacgacaatattcttttagaaatttttaataaaaatctttataaattttcatgagTTAGCGCTCTTAGCGGAGGTGGGCCTTTTTAGAACTCTAGAAAGTTTAGTTAATCTTATAAATTGTctggtttttttgtttatttttttgaattttaattaataagtacttttttagttttaagcaTTGTTATTGTAAAACTTATATAGCTTTTaagattttgtatatattttttaaga
The window above is part of the Lucilia cuprina isolate Lc7/37 chromosome 6, ASM2204524v1, whole genome shotgun sequence genome. Proteins encoded here:
- the LOC111683444 gene encoding activity-regulated cytoskeleton associated protein 1-like, whose product is MAQMVQMTTEQLQQLIESVRASAAAAGTVVTETKSKGSFSNCYHRFGGQRDHEAVEEFITSIVTYKEVESISDEDALKGVSLLFYGLASTWWQGVRKEAKSWNDVLALIRDHFSPTKPAYQIYVDIFDKKQDDKTAIDTFVCQKRALLAQLPEGRHDEETEIDFVYGLLNIKYRKHIARQDFKTFRELLEKGRVIEHNMMEDEANQKGPVKGAKGTKRCTYCNFRGHTFEQCRKRKNADEASNNGD